The window AGATAGCTCAGTTGGCTAGAGCACACGGTTCATACCCGTGCGGTCGGTGGTTCGAATCCACTTCTAGGCACCATCTTGAAGTTAAAATGCATCTTTGTTCTTTGAAGGATGCTTTTTTTATTTGTATTATTATTTTATTAACTTACTATGAAAAATACTATTTAAGAATTACAGTTGTTATTTTTTTCTTGATTTAAAGGAAAATCAATTTACTTAAAAAAAAAGTTGTGATATAATTTTCAAAATCTTCATCATCAGATTTTCAGGGGGAACAAATAGTGAACAATTTAGGAGAAAAAATTAAATTTTGCAGAAAAGAAAAGGGGCTTACTCTAAAAAAGCTTTCAGATATGACTGGGTTGTCCGTTGGCTTTATCAGCAACATTGAAAGAAACCAAAACAGTCCTTCTGTTTCTAATCTTCAGCAAATTTGTGCGGCGCTTTCTATCAATTTAATGGAGATCCTACAGGTTAACTCTGATTCATCTCCAGTGGTAAAAAAAGAAGATAGAAAAGAAGTTTTTTCTTCTAACAGCGACCACACAAAAATTGAGCTACTCACAAAGGGATCACATAAACTTAATAGTATTGCCATTACCATCGATGGAAACAGTGACTACAGCGATCTTTCTTGGGGACACGATTATGATGAAATAGGAGTTGTAATCAAAGGAGCTCTAGAGATAGAGGTGAATAATGAAATTTTCAATCTAAACGAAGGAGATTCTGTCTATTTGGAAAAATTTACCCCTCATAAATATAGAAACCCCTTTAAAGACCCCAGTGTTGTTTACTGGTTTTCTGTAAAAAAATAAAAGAGTTCCGAATTTTTATTTCGGAACTCTTTTATTTTAATATAATTATCAGCTATTATTCTCTCTATACCACTGTACAAACTTTCTTATCCCATCCTTAAACTCAGTCTTGGGATTATAACCTAAAATCTCTTTTGCTTTACTTATGTCTGCATAAGTCTTCTCAACGTCTCCAGGCTGCATAGGCTGTCTGTTTATCTTCGCCTCTATACCTAGCTCTTCCTCTATAGTTCCTACCATCTCCTTGAGAGATATAGTGTGAGATTCCCCCAGGTTAAAGATTTCATATACATTATCGTTATTTTCGAGGTATCTTATTGATTTCACTATTCCGTCTATAATATCATCTATATAAGTATAGTCCCTCTGAGTTGTCCCGTCACCATAGAAAGGAATTGCTTCTCCAGCTGTTATCATCCCTGTAAACTTATGTATAGCAAGATCCGGTCTCTGCCTAGGACCATACACTGTAAAGAACCTTAGCTGGATCATATCGATGTTATAGAGGTAATGATACACATGCCCCATCACTTCTCCGGATTTTTTTGTTGCAGCATAGGGGGATATGGCAAAATCCACCACTGCCGTTTCCTTAAATGGCACTTTTTTGTTATTACCATACACCGATGAAGAGGATGCCTGAATAAATTTATTTATACCATTAGCCTTACTAAGCTCTAAAAGGTTCATTAGGCCCCTTATATTTACCTCTTCATAAAGCATCGGGTTCTCTAGAGAAGGTCTGATCCCAGCCATGGCTGCCAGATTTATAACTGCATCTATCTTTTCATCTTGAAATATCTTTTTGAGAAAATCAATATCCCTTATATCCCCTCTATACAACTTGTAGTTTGGATTATCTAGATTACTCCCTACATTTCTTTCTTTTATTTCCACATCATAATAGGCATTAAAATTATCTACAACCACTACTTTGTGTCCTCTATCGAGCAAGTAGTCGCATAGATGTGAGCCTATGAATCCTGCTCCACCAGTTACAAGGTATTTTTTCATTAGATCATCTCCTAATCTATATTTTCCAACCTTTATCCCTCAAGATCTTCTTATTCTTTTTTATCTTTGCCACTATGGGATTTCTTTTAAAAAATTTCACTAAAAGTACGAGATAATAAAAAATATTTTTCCTATACGGGTATATCATCTCCTTATAAGAGTCATTTTTCATAGTGACCATATCATAATGTGCCCTGTAATTTCCAAAACACATTTTTTTGGCCTGAGTATCTATCACCTTGACACCTTCTTTTGTAATTATAAAATTACTCGGATTACAGTCTCCATGATAGACTCCGTACTTATGCATTTCTTTTGTAGCCTCTACCGCCATATGCTTATTTTTTAAAACAGCTTCCCCGTCTGCCATCTCGAAAATTATACAGGATTCTTCAATCATACCATATTTTCTATTTACAATAGCTCCTAGAGGCATAGCAAAGATATCCAAACCTTTTTCTTTTAAGATATTAATATTTTTAAGGGTCTCCACTGCTTCTCCAGACTTGAAAAGAGTAAAAAATTTCCTCTGGGGTATTCTAAATTCGTTTCTTGGAGATTTCATAACATAATCTTTACCATCATAATTTATTTTCACTACATAATTACGCAGAGTATTTTTAAACTCCTCTTTTATTTCAATGTCATTATCTGCTATTTTTTTTAAAATATTTTCGATTTCGGAATCATAAAAAAACAATTTATATCCCTTATACTCTTTTTCTATAAAATCATTCATAAGGTTCCTTTCAAAGTTAAAAACAGAAAATTATCTTTTCTCAACATACCTGTCTATCATATCGTCCAGTTTTTCTATTACATGACTGGGCTTTATATCAAAATATTCTTTAGCCCCTATATCCTTTGTTTCTATACCCTGATGCCTGTCATTTGCATTGGATAGCCACTCCTTTTTAGAAGCACTAGGACTGAATATAGCGAGACTTGGAATATCTAAGGCCTGTGCTATATGCCTTGGCCCCCCCTCGTTTCCCGTAAAAAAGTCACAGTTTGCAAGAAGCATGGCCAGTTCTCTTATAGATTTAGTCTCTACGTTGGAAAATATATTTTCATTCCAATTCATTATCTCGTGGGTTTCCTTGGCATAGGCCTTTTCCGCTGGAGAATAATAGAATATTATCTGAGCATTATATTTTTCTATACAATGCTTTATAACCTCCATCATATGCTCTTTTTTCCATATTTTATGAGGCCTTCTGGAATTTATAGCGAAGGCAAACACAGGCCTGTCAAAATCTACGCCTGATTTCTCCATTCTTTTTTTGAAAATATTTTTCTCTTCAACGCTTACATAGATTTTATAATCTGAATCATATTTCACGTCTATTCCGTCATTTTCAAGAGGTTTCAGCATTTTCAGAAATTTATCCACTTTGTCCTTTGCATCTTTTGGTTCGTCCGTTTTGTGAGTATATGTATAACCCCTCTTTGGCTTTCTTCTCCCTATCCTGTATTTTGCACCTGGAGATAAAAGAGTGAAAACTTCACTCTTTGGAGTGGACATTATATCAATAACTATATCGTACTTTTTCCTGGTAACCTTCCATACCTTGGAAAGATATTTAAAAGGATTTTTCTGTTCCTCTCTTGTTATGGATATTACATTGTCTATACAGGGATGATTTTCAAAAAGAGGAGCTATATGCTCATATACCACGTAATCTATTTCACTGTCTGGATATGTTTTTTTTAAACTTCCGCAGATAGGGGTTGCCAATACAGAGTCCCCTATCTGCTTAAATCTGACTACTAGTATTTTCATTAGTACGCTCCATTTATTTTTTTTACCAACCTAATTCCTTACGGACTCTAAAAACTTGACTTTTCAAATAGTGATCAAATTCTTTTCCAAGATTTGTCTCCATATATGTTCTTCTAGCTAATTTGTAAATAACATATTTTTTAAATTTTTTTGTAACAACTAATTTCGTTCTATAGGAATCAAAATCTATTAGATAAAGCTCATCATTATTTACTAAAGTTCCTTTATAGTTATAATCAGTAGGATATATACCATTTTTACAAAGTCTTATAAAATAATCAAAAAATTTATCTAGAAGTTTCATATTTTGATGAAAATTTGAAATTTCTACAAGCGGCACTCCTCCATCTTTTGTTACCAATATCGACTCTCTTTCAAAAAATGATTTTTTGTTAATAATTACAAACTCCGGCTTTATATGTGGGATGTCTAGTTTTTCTAGTTTTCCCGATATAAATTTATAGTGTTCCGCCCTGTCTCTTTGAAGCCCAAAAGCTATGGATCTTTTTCTTTGTTTCCGTGGTATGTATTTTTTTATATAATATTTTTCCCCATTAATTTCTTCCATAAATACAATTCTTCTATTTTTTGTATTTTGTATACACTTTTTTTCTTTTGTTTTATTTTCATCAAAATATTCTAAAAATTTTTCCCTATTTACCATATTTCCCGCCACCTCGTAAACAACTATTTTTCACAATACATATTCTCATAGTATTTTACATAGTCTCCACTAACCACTTCCTTTACCCATTCCTGATTATCAAGATACCACTTTATAGTTTTTTCTATCCCTACTACAAATGAAGTTTCTGGATAGAAACCTAATTCTCTTACTGTCTTAGTAGGATCTATGGCATATCTTGCATCGTGTCCAAGTCTATCATGTACATGAGCAATTAAATTATGATTTATATTCTCTAAACTAGTCTTTAAAATCTTCTGATAATTTGGCTGTTCTTTCATGAGTCGAGCTATAGTATCTATAGTTAACTTCACTATAGTTATATTTTGCTCTTCATTAAATCCACCTATATTGTATGGTTCTCCAAGTCTGCCACTATTGATTACCATGTCTATCCCTTTACAGTGGTCTTCCACATAAAGCCAGTCTCTTACTTGCTTTCCGTCACCATACAAAGGAAGTTTTTTCCCTTCTAATATATTTTTTATAATCAATGGAATTAATTTTTCCGGAAAATGGTACGGTCCATAGTTATTTGAACATCTGGTTACATTAACCGGCATATGATAGGTTTCCCAATATGCCCTCACAAGCATATCAGCACCAGCCTTAGATGTGGCATAAGGAGAACTCGGATCAAGGGATGTTTTTTCTGTAAAGAAATTTTCTCCAAAAATCCTTGGCATTACTTCTCTGTCCTTAAGTATAACTTTCAACTCTTCAGTTTCAACTTTCAACTCTGTACCTTCAGGTATGTCTCTCTCAAGACTTCCATAAACTTCATCTGTTGATACTTGGAGGAATTTTTTACCATCTTTATATAGAGGGTATCCTTTTTCATCTTTTCCAATTGTCCAATGTGCCTTGGCTGCATCCAGTAAAGTCTGCGTCCCTATGATATTGGTTTTCAAAAATATACCTGGATTTTCTATACTTCTGTCCACATGAGATTCTGCTGCAAAGTTTACAACGCAATCTATATCATATTTCATAAATATATTTTCAACTAATTCCCTATTACAGATATCACCTTTTACAAAGGTAACTCTATTATCTGAAAGTTCCTCTTTGATTGTTCCCAGATTTCCAGCATAGGTAAGCTTATCTAAAATTATTATGCTTATTTTTTTATATTTTTTCAAAATATATTTTATGAAATTGGCACCTATAAAACCAGCTCCGCCTGTCACTAAATAATTCATTTTATACCCCTTTATTTTATCAAGTTTATCAAATACTGTCCATAATGTGTTTTTAAAAGTGGTTCTGTTAACGCTTTAATTTTTTCTTTGGATATCCACCCTTTTAGATATGCTATCTCCTCGGGACAAGCTATCATTATCCCCTGCCTGTCTTGCACAGCCTTGACAAAATTTGTGGCATCTAAAAGTCCCTCAAATGTCCCTGTATCCAGCCAAGCCATACCTCTCCCAAGGTTTATACAGCTCAGATTCTCTTCTTCAAGATAAAGTCTATTTATATCTGTTATCTCTAATTCGCCCCTGACAGATGGTTTTATTTTTTTAGCTTTTCCAACAACTGTTTTATCATAAAAATAGAGACCAGGTATTGCATAGTTAGATTTTGGTTGCTCAGGCTTTTCTTCGAGTGAAATAACCATTCCACTTGAATCAAATTCCACCACTCCAAAAGCACTTGGATTTTTGACGTAATACCCGAAAATTTTTGCCCCTTCTGATAATTTACCGGCATTCCCCAATATACTTCCAAATCCATACCCGTAAAAAATATTATCCCCTAAAACAAGGGCTACACTGTCATTCCCAATGAATTCTTCCCCAATTATAAAAGCCTCGGCTAGACCATTTGGTTTCTCCTGGACAGCATACTCAATTTTTAATCCAAAATCACTCCCATCCCCCAAGAGCTCCTTAAATACACTTATATCTCTCGGGGTTGATATCACCAGTATCTCCCTTATACCAGCTAGCATCAAAACCGATAGAGGATAATAAATCATTGGTTTATCATATATTGGTGTTATCTGTTTACTTATAGCTTTCGTTACTGGATAAAGCCTTGTTCCTGAGCCACCGGCAAGTATTATTCCCTTCAAATCATTTCTCCCCCCTAACTTGAATACAAATTTATTAAACTAACTGGCATTTTTTAATACTATCTAAAATATAATTAATATCTTGGATATTTAAAGATCCATACATTGGTAAAGTTAAAATTCTTTCTCCAACATATTTTGAATTTTTTAAATTTTCTGTTTTATATTTACTCCTGTAGCACTCGTATTCTGTAATAATTGGATAAAAATATTTTCTTGTGAAAATATTATATTCTTTTAATTTATCATGCAACTCATCTCTAGTTATGCCAAATTTCTCTTCATTTACCAAAATTGGAAAATAAGCATAATTATGTCTCACTCCTGGAATATCTTTTAAAAATCTAATACCAGAAATATCTTTAAGACCATCCCTATATTTTTCTGCAACTTTTTCTCTACTCTTTATCTCTTTATCTACATACCTTAAATTTACAATCCCCATTGCTGCTTGAAATTCATTCATTTTTGAATTTCCACCCACAGTTACAACTTCTTCTGGACCTGTTATTCCAAAATTTTTTAAATTCTTAAGGTTTTTTCCTAAAGTTTCGTCTCTATAAGTTAAAATCCCTCCCTCTATTGAATGGAAAACTTTTGTGGCATGAAGTGAAAACATGGATATATCGCCAAAACTTCCTATTCCTTTGCCATCGATTTCAACTCCAAATGTGTGGGCAGCGTCATAGAGAACCTTTATGTTATATTTTTTGGCTATCTCTTCGACTTTTTTAACATTACATGGGTTACCAAATACATGAACCGGAACAATCGCTACTGTTTTTTCAGTTATAAGTTTTTCTATTTTTTCAACATCTATATTATAAGTATCTAATTCAATATCGCAGAATACAGGTTTAAATCCGCAGTTTACAATCGCATGAGTTGTAGATGCAAAGGTAAACGGAGTGGTTATTACCTCTCCCCCCTCTTTTAATTCCAAAGACTTTAAAGCAATTTCAAGTGATTGATGACCATTAACAAAAAGAGAAATGTTCTCGCACTTTAAATACTTTTTCAGTTTTAATTTAAACTCCTGGTGAATGGGTCCCATATTGGTAAGCCAGTTTGTCTCCCAAATTCTTTCTATCTCTTTTTTATATTCTTCTATTGGCGGAAGAAAAGATTTTGTTATCATAATAGGGGAATCAGATTTTTTTCTCATAATTTTTCCTCTCTTTAATAATCATTTTCAAATTCTTTAACTTTTTCAAGAAGTTCTTTTTTTCTATCTCTAATTTTGATTGCTGGAGAACCACTGTATATGGACCATCCTTTCAACTTTTTATAAACTAAGCTATTCGCTCCAACAGCTACCCCTTCTTCAAGATACGCCCCTGGTAAAAGTATTGTTCCAGTTCCTAAAACGGTATATTTTTCTAAGATTACCTTCCGTGACTTAATTCGCCTGTATTTTTCTGGTATAATTGGACCTATTAAAGCTGCTCCAGTGTAGTCATCGGATACAGCATATATTGAACATCTAGAAGATAATCCTACAAAATCTTTTAATACTATTCCTGCATTACCAGCAAAAATATAATTTCCTGCAGCTATATGAATATGAGATCCTATACTTATAACCCCACTAAGTATACAAAAATCATCTATTCTTACATTATCACCAATAGAAATATTTTCAGCCCCGTATATACTCGTTTTTCTGCTAATTAAAACATTTTCACCAAAACTTTTTAATCCGATACCCTTGAGTTCTTCTTTATTATAAAAAGACATCTCGCCTCCTGTTATATAGTTTGTTTAATATTCGACTTATACAAAAAATTTATTTTACATTATTTAGCTTTATATTTTTGAGGTGCCACACATATGACACATAATTTTGAAATAATAATAGAGCAAAAGCTTTTTAAGGTTAAAATTTAAAAGTTACTTTTTAAAAAGCAGTACTTAAAAGAACTAAAAGTTTAAATATTTAAGCAAAAATTGAACAGGGAGATAGTTTTTAAACCCTATTATTATAATATTAAATTTTCACAGGTTGAATAAATTATTATTTATAGATTTTTTTATTTTTTTCTTATATAGGCTATATCTTAAATTATCAAGTGGAGAAAATATATTATATAAAAATAAGCTTACCTTTTCTTCTAGATTTAAAGAGTTTCTATATTTTTTAAAATCTTTTTTTTCTTTTTTTAAAATTTTTATATGTGCCTTTCTTCTTCTGTTTAGATAGCAATTTATAAAAAATGAATATTCTGATCCATAATATTTTTTTATTCCTATTATAACTTTTTCCAATTCAATATTCTGTTTAATTGCTGCCATTGATGAAAAAGAAGTAGAGTCACTTTTTATGTATCTATAAGCACCTGTTTTCTCTTTTAAATTGTAAAATTTACCTAATTTAATTAAAAAAGCAAAAAGAGGTAAATCTCCGATTATATTGCTAGTTGTAAGAAATTCCTCTATTCCTCTGCCATCACAATTGTTTTCTTTATTTTCTAAAAAAATATTTTTAAAAAGAATTGTTCCTGTGGGAATTCCATTTCTGTTTAAGATTAACTCCTTTATATTATTTATTGTGTATATAGGTTGGAATTTTTCCCCTACTATATTACCATTTTCATCAACTGTATGAGAATATGAAAAACACAATATCCCATCTTCATTATCTTCTAAAACTTTTATTTGCTTTTGAATTTTTTTGGTGTCTGTCCAAAAATCATCCCCCTCTAAAACAGCTATATACTCACCTTTAGCTTTTTTAAATAGATCATATAAATTTTTAGTAGCTCCAATATTCTTTTTTCTGTTCAGAATAATAAATCTTTTATCATTTTCATATTCTTTTAATACTCTTTCTGTGCTATCAGGAGACTTATCATTTCCTACTAGAATTTCCAGTTGAAAATCTCCTTTCTGTTCTAATATACTATCCAAACATTTTCTAATATACTTTTCTTGGTTATACGTTATAACCAAAACACTTATAAGCATTTATCTCACCCCTGCTTTTTTTCATAATTTAGCCTTAAAATCGCCACTCAAAATTTCTAGAAATTTTTTTCTACCTTCAAGGTTTAAATGATCGAAATCATTAAACAAGTCCCTATTATTGGCAATATATTTATTGTCTGAATAGTTTAAATAAGTAGCATTGTGCTTTGTGGCAAAATTATTTAAATAAGTAAAAAAAACTAGTAATTCATCCTTTGAGAAAAAATTATTATATTCTCTATAGAATGGAGTAGTGATTAAGAAAATCTTACAATCCTTTTTTTGTAAAAGATATATTATTTCTGATAAGAGACTTTCATTATGTTTTAAATATTTTTTATCTCTAAAAAGTTTTACATGTCCTTCAATTCTTTGTTCTCTAGTTTTTTTAACCCTGATTTTCTTTTTATTTAATTTCTTTTTTAAACTGTAAAATAAAGGAAAAAAATTATAAAAAATATATTCTAATTTTATTTTCCCTTTAAAATCTCCTAACGAAAATGTTTTTAAATATTTAATCAAGTCACGAGATGACCACAATTCATTGCTTGAAAAAGAGAAATAACTTACAGGTAGTAATACTGTTGCCCCCTCTTGAATATTCGAATATATTTTTTTCAAAACTTTTAAATCATAATAAAATGTCTGGGAGTCCTGAGCTCCATTAAATTCATTTTTCCCTGTATGGTCAAAAGAAAATACCCCATGTGAACTTCCAAGGTTTAATTTTTTTATGTCTCGAGGCAAACTTCTAAGAAAAGACCCTTTCCGGTTTTTTTTGAAGATAATGTAACTCCAAAGTATGTAAAAAAATAGATAAATCATAATAAGACTCCCTTTGAAATAAATGTTTCTGTTGACTTACATTGCATTTGAGTCACTCCCGACTTACAAATATAATTTAAATTAATTTAAAATTTTAAGATGAATTTTATTATCATTCTTAGATGAATTTTTATATCCATTTACACACCTGTAGTTTTTTCTTGAAATTTCTTCTTTTCTTTTCCTATAATATCTTTCATTCGGACTTTCCTTTTTACTTTTCTCATGATGATGCCACATATGAATAGGAGGCATATCAAAAAATATAGGTTTTGACGCAAAGCCAGCTTTATAGAGTCTATTAAAAAGGTCATCATCTTCATGCCCCCACCCTTCAAAATTTTCATCAAACCCATTGACTTTTATAAAGTCATTTTTATTTATAGAAAATATCATTGAAGGAATCTTAGCACCTCTACTTCTTAATTTTATAGAGTAAAGAAAATTATAAAAAATATCTTTATTGTTTTTCTGCTTTCTTTGTTTTATTTTTTCTCTATAGTCAACATCTTTATAAATTTTTGAATATTTTCCATCTAAATTAATTAATTCTTCTATTCTTAATTTTTCATTTTCTGTACTATTAATAGCTCTAGAAAAAATAAATTTCCCTTCTTGACTATCATTTAAAAATTTTTCTATAAAATTATCAGGGAATATAACATCTTGATCCATGAACAATAGTATGTCCCCTTCCGCTTCTCTTGCACCATTATTTCTATTTTTTGATGCTCTAAATCCTAAATCTTCTTGATATATATGCTTTATTTTAAAATTGCATTTAGGTATCAAATCCTTTACTGCATCAAATAAATTTTCCTTAGATCCATCATCTGCAAAAATTAATTCGTGTATCGTGCATGTCTGATTTATAAGACATTTTAAGATGTTTCTTGCATATTCAAACCTGTTATAAACAGTTACAATTACACTTATTTTCACTTTTATTCACCCGTCTTAAAGTTTCTTTTCTTTGAAAAGTTTTAAGTAAATATCTTTAACTTCTTTCTTATGGTCTTCTGTCAATATAGTAGTCAACCTAACACCAATTTTTTCTGTATTTTTTCAAACTCAACAGGGGAGACATTTCCTAAGAAACTGTGTCTCCTCTCTTTATTATAAAATTCTATGTAATCAAATACCATTGCCTTCATATACCTTTTAGTTACTAAACCTTCTACATAAATCATCTCTTTCTTCAAAGAAGCATGAAAGGATTCTATTACTGCATTATCATAACAGTTCCCACGTCTACTCATAGATTGGATTAATCCTAGCTTCTTTACAAGGTTAGAGTACTCCCTACTCGAATATTGCGATCCTTGATCACTATGAATTATCAGTTCTTCCTCTGGTTCCTCCAGTAAAAATGACCTTGTTAAAGTATCTATTACTAACTCACTAGTCATGCGCTTACCTATATCGTAGGCGATAATCCTTCTAGAAAAAAGATCCATAATTGTGCTTAAATATAGCCAACCTTCGCTTGTCCAAATATATGTGATATCTGTAACCCAGACCTCATTTTTTCTACCTACTTTGAATTTTCTTTTTACAATATTTCCTGTGATATTTTCTCTTTTACTCTTTTCATTTCCTGTTTTAAACTTCTTGGTAGAATTAACTGATATATCATTTTCTTTCATTATTCTATTTATTCGTCTTTCGCTTGTTATTATGCCATATTCATCTTTGAGCTCAACCTTTAGTCTAGGGGCTCCATAGCTCCTCTTATGTCTGTTCTTTCTGACCTCTAGAATACTATCTAGAATCCCTTGATCCTTTTTCTTTCTCTCAGTAGTTTTGTTATTCTGAAACTTATTAAAACCACTTCGAGAGACTTCTAGGGCTCTACATATCTGAGATATAGAATGAACATTTCTGTGTATTTCAACGAAGATAAAGAGTTCCCTCTTAGTTATCTTTTTTTCCTTGAGAATATGGCTGTAGCCTTTTTTAAGATCTCTATATCCTCTTCTTTTTCCTTAAGTAGATTTTTCAACCTGATAATTTCTTTGTCTTGAGCGCTTAACTCCATGTCCTTCTTAGGACCTCCAAAGTATTTCTTTTCCCAGGCAGCAACAGTATTAGTGGTAATACCGTATTCATTTGATAGCTCTACCTTTGTTTTTATTTTAAGGAAAGAAAGCTCAGCGATTTGCTTCTGTTTCTCCTCTGAAAATCTTGCATATCTTCTTTTTTCTTCCATCATAGCCACTCCTAAATATGTTTATTTTTTATTATATATTTTTGAGTGCTAAACTGTCTACTAAACCATCATAACACCACTTATGAGTTATCAAATCTTTAGACTTATTTTCTATCTCTAAAATTAATTTATCAATTGTATCAAAGAATACATTTTCATCTTCTCCAATTTTCACAAGTTCACCTTTGAAACCTTTAACTGTATCTGCTCTGAAATCATGTGCCAACATTATCCCCGGTATTCCCTGTGATGCAGAAATTCCAACTCCATGAACCCT is drawn from Ilyobacter polytropus DSM 2926 and contains these coding sequences:
- a CDS encoding glycosyltransferase, which translates into the protein MKVKISVIVTVYNRFEYARNILKCLINQTCTIHELIFADDGSKENLFDAVKDLIPKCNFKIKHIYQEDLGFRASKNRNNGAREAEGDILLFMDQDVIFPDNFIEKFLNDSQEGKFIFSRAINSTENEKLRIEELINLDGKYSKIYKDVDYREKIKQRKQKNNKDIFYNFLYSIKLRSRGAKIPSMIFSINKNDFIKVNGFDENFEGWGHEDDDLFNRLYKAGFASKPIFFDMPPIHMWHHHEKSKKESPNERYYRKRKEEISRKNYRCVNGYKNSSKNDNKIHLKILN
- a CDS encoding IS3 family transposase, which translates into the protein MLKEKKITKRELFIFVEIHRNVHSISQICRALEVSRSGFNKFQNNKTTERKKKDQGILDSILEVRKNRHKRSYGAPRLKVELKDEYGIITSERRINRIMKENDISVNSTKKFKTGNEKSKRENITGNIVKRKFKVGRKNEVWVTDITYIWTSEGWLYLSTIMDLFSRRIIAYDIGKRMTSELVIDTLTRSFLLEEPEEELIIHSDQGSQYSSREYSNLVKKLGLIQSMSRRGNCYDNAVIESFHASLKKEMIYVEGLVTKRYMKAMVFDYIEFYNKERRHSFLGNVSPVEFEKIQKKLVLG
- a CDS encoding transposase; the protein is MMEEKRRYARFSEEKQKQIAELSFLKIKTKVELSNEYGITTNTVAAWEKKYFGGPKKDMELSAQDKEIIRLKNLLKEKEEDIEILKKATAIFSRKKR